The sequence below is a genomic window from Kitasatospora kifunensis.
GGATCCGCTGGTCGTTGGCGGTCGCCGGACAACTGCTGGTCCTGGCCCCGTTGGCGCACCACATCGGGGCCGACACTCTGGGCGACGTGATCTGGTGCGTGCTCGCGGTGCTGGCCCTGCAGCGGCTGCCGCTGGCGGCCGCGCTGCCCACCTGCGCGGCCGCCCTCGCCTCGTTCGCGCTGGTCAGCGGCAACACCTTCCTCGCGCTGGTCGCCACCGTGGCGGGCCTGAGCCTGCTCGGCTACCTGCTGCGGCTCGACGCCGAGGCCCGCGGTACCGCGCAGCGGCTGCTCCAGCAGGAACAGGCGGCCCGAGCGGCCGAGGCGGAGAGCGCGGCGCTGGCCGAGCGGGCCAGGATCGCCCGGGAGATCCACGACGTGCTGGCGCACAGCCTGTCGGCCCAGTTGGTCCACCTGGAGGCCGCCCGGCTGATGCTGGACGGCGGGGCCGACCGGGAGCAGATCAGGGAGCGCGTGGTGGCGGCCCGCCGGATGGCCCAGGACGGGCTCAAGGAGACCAAGCAGGCGCTGTCCGCGCTGCGCGGCGAGTTCACCCCGGTCGGTGAGTTCCTGGTGGAGCTGACCCACCAGGAGCAGGCCCGGTTGAGCGTGACCGGCACCCCCCGCCCGCTCGACGCCGAGGTCGCTCTCGCGGTGCGGCGCACGGCGCAGGAGGCGCTCACCAACATCCGCAAGCACGCGCCGCGGGCCCAGCGCGCGGTGGAGCTGCACTAC
It includes:
- a CDS encoding sensor histidine kinase, which gives rise to MLLDTWTRWPSQEALAREKRSRPGLVLSVVGRLAMLLAVVLGTFHGDRLTGGSGTTAVAALLLVAAVALLQLFFRTTRRHRIRWSLAVAGQLLVLAPLAHHIGADTLGDVIWCVLAVLALQRLPLAAALPTCAAALASFALVSGNTFLALVATVAGLSLLGYLLRLDAEARGTAQRLLQQEQAARAAEAESAALAERARIAREIHDVLAHSLSAQLVHLEAARLMLDGGADREQIRERVVAARRMAQDGLKETKQALSALRGEFTPVGEFLVELTHQEQARLSVTGTPRPLDAEVALAVRRTAQEALTNIRKHAPRAQRAVELHYLDQEVELLVRNSGGPAEARSAELAASGSGYGLLGMRERAELLGGSLRAGPEPDGWLVLLRLPA